In Poecilia reticulata strain Guanapo linkage group LG15, Guppy_female_1.0+MT, whole genome shotgun sequence, the sequence caaaccaacaaaaactgaTCAGATTGTCTCTTTTATACACTTATCTTTTTAAACCTTTACTGACCTTTCTATTGACTAAGTGAGGCTCATTTTGTAGATGTTTTCAAGCCTCCATTTCTGTTAATTACAGTAATTTTCCTGCTTATAGTgactgaaaacacaacatgtaaGGTCAGAAAATGGCatcaaaccaacaaaaatggTCAGATTGTCATTCTTTTGTAAACTCCAGTGAGATATTATGAAGTTTGTTATTGCAAggtgacaaaacgtgaaaaactGAAAGTTGATGAAAACTGGAGGTCACACAGATAGCGAGTTCTTAAGATACCATGTTGTGAACCTTAAGCTTTCCCCATCTGATTGCAGCTGATGTGGAGGGTCTGTCCTATCAAAATGTCCGCCGCGGGGCTGTAAACACTCCTCTGCTGAGAGATGATGGAGATAATGTTACCACGCTTGTGCAATTTGATTCATTGGTATCTCGCTGCTGAATTCACACCTGAACAGAGCAAAGCTGTTTATAGCTGCCTGGACTTCCTCTCAACCAGTTGCCTAACGAGGAGCGGGAGGAGTCACCCAGTTAGCTCAGCGTTTTCACAACAGTAGAGGGAAGAATCTGTTATTTCCTCCCCAGATCTCTGTAGATCCGACAATGTCTTCTAAAGTAAATCCTGAAACTTTTTCCGCTTTTCTGTAATGCAGGTTAATCGACCGACTAacgattaattaattaataagcGGCCATTTTATTAAGAAGAGTTTTCTCTTGCTGAGGATCTCTCCATAAGATAAGGGGTTACATTATTTAGTTTGACTTAATTGAATGTAGTGTAATGtataaagcaacaaaagaagAACAGTTAAAATTAGTGGGTGGAAGTAAGAACTTATTTTTACACCCAACTGTCTGAAGTCATAAATTACTATTCACATGAACCTGGTTGtgacatattttcttaattagaATAACTGGTAAATGCATTAATATTAGCAAACACATGTTAAAATTCTTTCAAGATGCCACAAATGATTGACAACTTCATTAAAGAATGACAATAGCATTGATAATAGCAGTAATAACAgtaattatttctaattttgatgCAGTGatgatcatatttttaaattacgtTTTAAGCTACTATGTTTGGATATTGCAGCTTCACTCGTACTGATGTAGGACTTggtgtattttttaataatatgcttaatttaaaataaatcattaagtTGTAACAGAAAAATCTTAATGATTTCGCTCCATAAAGTGAAGACGGGCCTCAAAATCAACGGTGCTTATTGgcgtcatgttttcttttactttttaataatctttctgcgttttctgtcaaatctttttaaagtagcaaatatttatgtatttgctGTTAATCTCTCAGTATGATTTGTTCTCTAAATGAccttttatattattttggctgattttattatatattaaataagaaaataatcaacTCATAAGAGTCgactaaaagcacaataagaaacttaatcaataataaaatgttctaccatatcagcctcaggagatgattgagAGATGAACAGATGCTGATTTCTGGTTCTGTAGGTTCGGACGGGTCTGCagttcctctcctgatccattctGTCTGGTAGCACACTGCGCCATGACGAAcacgtttcttttctttttttttaaattaccgTATTCATCCTCGCTAACATTATTCAGCCTGGGATTTGCGTCTTCCTAACCCTCTATCGTATCTATACGAGAGGTTTTACTTCTAAAGACGGTGGAGTATCGGGCTGAGGACGTTTTAAAAAGACCCGGGTTGATGGCAGCTCAGCGCGGTTGCgtagtgtccgtctctaggcaaccaCAACAGCGTCGGTCCGTAGCGTTCAGGGGTCCTTTAACTCCTGCCACGagaatttagctgaccttattatttcctgtgttttatttaggtcattattgttataattagtgtttatgtgtgtgttagGCGTGTctatacggaacaaatcgcgtcccgtatcatttcaatacgggacgcaacatttaacagccaaatacggaACGATTCCGTATTTtaagggacgggtggcaaccctattTGGACCGTTACTCTTTCCCGTTCTACGGAGtctccgccatctttgtttttaaccgAATGCTGGCTCCCCTTAACCAGCTGTGCCCCCTGGGGGATGAcagccaaactacaacactaaaagaaggACTAAGCGGACGTTATTAGTTAAATGAATGGAACcgattttaatgtaataaagcataaataaaaaataaattgtaagtCCTATGTTCTTTCAGAGTGCCTTGGAGGTGTATaaggagatgctgctgctgtaccTGGAGGAAGGCCGGCGGCAGCTCAACTCCCGCTGCTCCCACCTGGAGCCGTGGCAAATCATCGGAGCGTCTGTCCTCACCACGCTGGCGGTTCTCTGGCTCAAAGCATTCCTCTTCCAGCGAGAAAGTAATATTTCACACctggaaataattaaataatgagCTACAGCTGCTTTCACATAAGGATGGGTGATATGGACTCTGAGTTTTATCGCAATATCTTGTGatactattgtgataacgataaaaatGATGATAAAATAAGCCGTTTATACTTAAAAACTGCCATTTTAGGACAAGTGAGATTTATTTCACCatactgcacacagtaactgcattctgttatattttttaatttactgatatttattaatGCTTTCAAGAAactaatggtggagaaaatataaaaattaattttccaataatgctttcagttttactttttatttaacgtcattaattaaaatttatcaagacaacaataataaaaatgtattaaaatattttacgataaatgcccacccttACTTTCACATAATTTTCAGAGTAATCAgagtttttgttcttatttggGTCGGTATTGTACTTTCAGTTTCTAATAATTTGTAgtagaaaaaaaccccagttTATTGTATTGACAcaatataaaaatctataaaatcatctagttatttttacttaaaacaaacgaTATCTCTATTGCTTCTAAACAATCTACTAAGGCGACCAAACGTCACATGGACCCAAACACGATTAAtttttccagaagttattgtgataaattataatattgttttgagaatATTTCTAAGTAATGTAATGGAATAATGGtgcaacaagacattttcaaaaatcaataaactttaaattctaatgaacgtTTAGCACGttaactggaagacattttaaataaccaaaaatgaataaaccgaacaacagaaacaacaaataaagtgaattatgaagtgtctgtaaacaaagaaaaagcaattggctgagaccaaaacaccagacatgagacttttgtcatccagctTTTGgtagaaaggaagaaaagaaaagaaaaaacaataaatcatggaaatggaaattattgagctcattttaatcatgcgattaattgatttattgtttgttaGTGAAAGGTTTTAGTTTTAAGACATTCCCGttcctgaaaacagaaatgtttagGCATTTCATTTCAGGGCTTTTTGCATTTACTAACAGCCACTCGGCGTTTCTGCTGTTCAGGCTTGTAGAGatgaaaatccccaaaacattCCCCCACTTTAGCAGAATGATGATTTCATCAAACTGAATGCAGTGTTAGTCACAGTCAGCTGCGATTGCTTCCTGTCATTTTCAcccacagctgctgctctctgtctcCGGTTCAGGTCTCACTTCCAGAATCAAGAAGCAAGTCTTTCGACTCGTCAGAAAAATACCCTTTGTTGGTGACAATGTAAGTTCTGTGGTGGATCTGCTCCTCCTTTGTGGTCCGATTGTTGTCTGGGATTCCTGTGAGTCACTATAGGACCTTTGGCACACTTTGCATCACGCACTCATGATAAGCTGGTTACTTCAGTTCAGCTAGTCACACTTTTACTTCTGCTGACTTCAGCAACTTTATTGCAATagcaaatgtctgttttttcttttttaatgcaacAGATTCAGAAGCAGCTGAACAAGGCTCTGGACGACATGTCCCACAGTCTGTGTACGCTGAAGGAGGGGATGAGCTACACTCAGCAGCTGCCCACCAAAGGGCTAACTCAGAGCCAAGTCATGGAAAAAATCAAAGAGTATCAAACGCTGAGTAAGTGATTCAGCAGCAATGAGCCGATTGGCTCGGGAGAGAAAGATGCTTGTTTCTGACGTCCTGTCAGGAAGTGTGGAGTTGAATCTGTAGGgtcataagcctggcgggcaGCCAGGCTTTACCTGCCTGAATCTTaattttttctcatgttttccttcattaaGGCTTTATAGACCACCTCCACCTCCCTGCTGATGAAAACTAGCATTGGTTTTATCAAGTTGTCAGCTTGACGCACTAAATCGTAAATGTATGAGTATAAAGAAAGCGAGACGCAGTGTTTGgctgttttgcttgttttgtttattttttgtttatttgaaatatgtttgtaGTTCTGAGATGATTGTCATGTCATTAGGGGGCAGATATAGGTTTTTACTTCCTTCTGCtccatttcattcattcattcattgagTGAATGAgatgcaaaattaaaatatttgttttccagatgaCGTTCAGTGGGACAAAGGGTGTGTTTCCGGTGCCGTGTACTGGGGGGATGAAACCCTGACCAAACTCCTGGTGAAGGTATGAGccaagaaaattattattttcttgtttaaaaaaggaattcggttgtttttgtagttcaaatattgtataaaaagactttagtggttaaattaaaaacatctgcaaaatgTGCCAATGCTTTATTAGATTttgatacaaataaacaaaataattaagatCCGTTTTTCATTAagagaataaacattttcagtaaatggCCTTGTTTTAGTCTGGATACTGCAGTCAACGATTAATCAGTTTttcatgattaatcgtttcagccctgctACACTTGAAAGCTTTTTTGTTGATAGTTGTGAGACTTTGTTCTAATTTTTTCCccgttttatgttttgttgtgcAGGTTTATGGAGATTTTGCGTGGAGCAACCCGCTCCACCCGGACATCTTTCCTGGCGTCAGGAAGATGGAAGCTGAGGTTGTCCGAATGTCCTGCTCCCTGTTCAACGGTGGACCCAACTCCTGTGGAACTGTAAAACCCCAGACTTTATactccaaataaaatattatgtttatAATCTCAGGAAATCCACAACCCTGTTGAGGAAAGATTTTCTGAATTTGATGGGTCTCCATGTTGGCTTGTCCCAGGTCACTTCTGGAGGAACGGAGAGCATCCTGATGGCCTGCAAAGCGTACAGAGACTTGGCTTGTGAGCGGGGCGTGACGTTCCCTGAAATGTAAGATGAGCTTCAGAAGACCTGGCTTTTTGTTTCCAGtagggctgcagctaacaattactttagttattgattaatcgatCAATTATTgtgacgattaatcaaattactGCTCTGATTGTATTGGTCTGTTAgtaaatgaccttttttttggAGTTTATATTCTCTacttaatgattaatcgattactaaattagttgccgattatttcaaaagttgattaatcgcgattaatcgtttcagccctatttTCCAGTGAAAGTGCTGAGGTATTTTCTGTCCTAATCTTCAGTCTTGCTCCAGTGAGCGTCCACGCAGCGTTCGACAAAGCAGCACATTACTTTGGGATGAAACTCGTCCACATTCCTCTTGACCGGAAGACCATGAAGGTCGACGTCAaggtgagtgcgtgtgtgttatTCCCTCTCAGCGTTTCCTGCTTTCAAATGTTCATTATTCTtctcttgttttctctgcacCAAGGCGATGAGGAGAGCCATCAGCAAAAACACAGCCATGCTTGTCTGCTCGGCGCCCCAGTTCCCCCATGGAATCATAGATCCGGTTGAAGAAGTAGCCAAGGTCAGAGGCCAGACATTTCCTAACCCAATATGCCCAAAAACAGAAACGGGGAAGTCCGTTCTTTGAAACTTTCCCTTGCTGTGTTGCAGCTGGCGGTGCGCTATGACGTCCCGCTGCATGTGGATGCCTGTTTGGGCGGGTTTCTCattgttttcatgcaaaaagCTGGTTACTCACTCACCCCGTTTGACTTCAGAGTGAAGGGAGTTACCAGCATCTCTGCAGACACCCACAAGGTGAGGAGCGTGATTAACCAGAGACCAGAGAGTTGGATCCCACATAGAGCAGGCACTGTAGAAAAACTCAATCTTACCtggtatttttggtctattttctaACATAAATATCTTAAGAgtatttgaaataagacaaaactgacttagaagtaacttttcagaaagaaacagaagcttgttttaaataaataattccttaatattgatgaaaaagtgctagctctgttggcagattatttcagttatttcacAGTCAACGGGCTCTAggccgttgcctagcaacgccagccaagcccagcccgttacctagcaacgccagccaagcccagcccgttacctagcaacgccagccaagcccagcccgttacctagcaaccgacttctagttccactggcagtttgtttctgtaatgacgagacattttttccattttataaattaaaagaattcCCAGTGtactttttcttgtttcagtcaataattaaataatggagcaaatttgtgattaatttgagattttaacacaacatttatttatgtacaagacaacttatttttgttttagtaaaatttttctgtttttattgattacaTTTTGCTAAAACCAGCAAACTctgctcaattttttttttataaatgtaaaaagaaaaaagaaacaaggaaaaTAGCTTTGGAATACAGAAACCTTTTTGGATCAACAATAATTTACAGAttccttttctaaaaaaatttgatttagcttatttttgtaaaaatattgtcTATGTAGCACATTTGTTaatatattaacaaaatatattaaaagttgAACCTTTCAAGTTTTAGTAGAAATAGAAAAGTGGTTCTCTCAGAGTAATTTTGGCCCTAATAGCACAAACTTTGGACAGCTCTGGTTTATTTCCACCTTCTTTTCTCTCCAGTACGGCTACGCGCCCAAAGGCTCCTCTGTGATCCTCTACAGCGATAAAAAGTACCGTCAGTACCAGTACTTCGTGGCTCCAGACTGGCAGGGGGGGATCTACGCCTCGCCGTCGGTGGCGGGCTCCAGGCCCGGAGGAATCATCGCCGCCTGCTGGGCCACCATGATGTACATGGGAGAGAGCGGCTACGTGGACGCCACCAAGAAGATCATCGGCACGGCGCGCAAGATCAGAAACGAGTGAGACGGCCGCGTGCAGCCAGAGCTGAACCGACGCAGCGGCGCGGCATGCTAACGGTTTTCTGTTTTCGTTTTGGACAGGATTAGAAAAATAAAGGGGGTGTTTGTGTTCGGGAACCCGGAGGTGTCCGTGGTGGCCATCGGCTCCGAGGACTTCGACATCTTCCGCCTTTCGAACGCGCTGACGTCGAAGGGCTGGAACCTGAACACGCTGCAGTTTCCGTCCAGGTTGGATGAGGGGGAAGCGggaaatttagagaaaaaaactacaaatctctGAGTCAGGAGGATTAAATCATCTCTGGAGATTAGgatggaaaaacataaaatcaagaaaatgatgaaaaacagtcttcagtcagaggcttcttcaaattcactgcaatagagactgctacaggagagcTTCAATAGCTCATTGAATTACATTTgatttcccttttattttttatttgaattttgaaatattGTCCAGAAATAATCCACAGATTAAAAGAGAAACTTTGGTTctagtgtatttttattttgaaaaaatacattttattaacctttaaaaaatacatccaagTAAATTGTTTCTGAATCGAATTCAGACCCGAAGAATTGGAATCAAATCAAAGACACTGAAAGATTTTTATCTATACTGTGcacaaataacaaattaaaaacaaatataatggtttttgtgctaaaatgtctattaattcagttttttagcagcaaaaccattttgaatttttcaattcaaaatggtttctgaattgaaaatgttgcttattttgttgataaattatttacagaccctgcaattaactcaattaaataatttttatcgAATCCAGTCactaaatgaaacaataaacagaAGAGCTGATACTGGAGTACTTTCtatgggaaacaaaaacaaatacgcAGAAAGTTACTGGCATTAATAtcgtctttgttttttaaaacctgtttgaaataaataataaacaaaagtcACCAGCATGTCTCCTCACAATAACTTTAACTAAAAGCCGAGTCAGAAATGAAAGTATGCAGAATGATAGAAAGTAACGGATGGGGGAAACTGTAGGAGCCAACAGGGCAGCTGCAGAGTAAATCATCTATGAATTTAACAGGAAACTGATGTAAACAAGCTAAAACTGGTAAAACAAGATtcctctcataataaaaaatgagtgGACTTTTACTCagttacttgagtaatttcttgaatggctacattttatttttacttgaataaaaacatgttgaagcaGTACTACTTTcacttaaataacatttttggatACTTTTCCCACCTCTGCAAACCTTAAGCTGATGTTTAGTTGGAGGCCAAGTAGTGTAATTCTCGTCCTTTCTGAGCTTCCGTACATTCCAAACATGCTGGTATTTTCAGTGTTTACAGCGTCGTTTCTTCCTTTGCAGCATCCACCTCTGCTGCACGGTGCTGCACACCCATCCTGGCGTCGCTGATCGGTTCATTCGGGAAATTAAAGAGCAGGTCGCCATCATCATGAAGAACCCCAGAGAGAAAACCACAGGAAAGGTGAGTTTGTGATTTTggtttttactgcttctaaaaacaacccagcaCCTTAAAAAAACCACCCAgctgtttttggcaataagttaatgttttttggcgTCTCAGAAATGAGCCAATCTGGGAACCTTTTGAATGTAACGTTACCTAGCAGcacaagctgagctccagcatgtttggtcagctggttttactgctatATAtgctgcacaatggctgctggaaaaagacgagtattttgttgttgaattaCCTTCCAGGAACCACTTGCTAGGTTCcagttggttgtgcaggaggctccacttctgcttttcaaaaacgTACAGCTGTATAATTACGTATttgtttgtagccattttcgAGTGCATGTGTAAATGtcgagttgggggcgtggccagcagcagcttatttggatttaaagtgacaagacgccctaaaacatctcattctgaaactgagcagaataaaatgaggaggagaaaaaaacaaatttctgagaaaacaaagtcaaaatgttgaggaaaaaaaagtacattctgggggaaaaaagtctaaattttgaGAATAGGAAAAGTAAATTCCCTTTTTTCTCCAAGTGGCACAAGTTGTCTTCCATACGGACCTAAAGTATGACTCTTTCTGAGTCGCTGTGAGGATCACAGCCTTTTCCAGCGGTCGTTTGTCGGAGGTTTGCTCTTCCTGAGTGAAACTCGGCGTGGGAGCAGCCATCTTGTTCGTCATCTGGACCCAATGAGGAGTTTGGGTTTGTCTGAtcgctctccctctctcccctccAGGGGGCGATCTACGGCATGGCCCAGTCCATCCCGGACCGGTCCCTGGTGACGGAGATCTCCAGAGGGTTCCTGGACTGCCTCTACAGCACCGAGGTACCGAAATCCAACGTCAGCCACATGAACGGCAACGGCAAAGCCCACTAAAGTTTAACTCTCCACGTCCTTGAACCCGATTTCAAGGTCAATGCGCTCCTTGTTAAATCGCTCAACGGTTGCcttattatttaaaactgcaCTGAGAAcgtctgcagagagagagaagaagaagaagaagaagccatcATCGCTTGGCTGAACCCAGAGGGAAACTGGACTTTCCTGGGTCCACCAGAACCTTTAACTTGATTTTAACAATGCCATGggactgagtgtgtgtgtgtgtgtgttattttatctttcattcatttcagtgTCTTGACATCTTGACATGTTCTCTCCTGGTGCATCTCAAGAAATCAAAAAAGCATCATAAAATTAACCTGTTGATGATTTCAGTGATTATTTCTGTGATTATTCATTCAATCTAATGAAAATCTAAAAGCTTTCTTCTCtcaagattagaatattacattcTAGGAAACTATTGCATCAATGCAGCATGGCATGTGGAGGGGATCAGGAAGTAGCAGTCCTGAGGAAGcccacagtttttccttccagctaACTTTCCATTAACTTTGCTTGTATGCAGCCCTGCTGATATTTTGATGTTATTGGACTTGTATAATAATCTCTAAGAGACTTTTATCTTAGGTTTTCATTAGATTTCTActataatcatcaaaataaacacGTTAACGGTTGAAATGGTGGAAATTTCAGAcgtttttgatattttgagaTGCACCTGTGTTTAAACTATAGCGAAACAATTCAGTTTTGTCTtctattttcattgtttttattttt encodes:
- the sgpl1 gene encoding sphingosine-1-phosphate lyase 1 — its product is MDYWSALEVYKEMLLLYLEEGRRQLNSRCSHLEPWQIIGASVLTTLAVLWLKAFLFQRESLTSRIKKQVFRLVRKIPFVGDNIQKQLNKALDDMSHSLCTLKEGMSYTQQLPTKGLTQSQVMEKIKEYQTLNDVQWDKGCVSGAVYWGDETLTKLLVKVYGDFAWSNPLHPDIFPGVRKMEAEVVRMSCSLFNGGPNSCGTVTSGGTESILMACKAYRDLACERGVTFPEILAPVSVHAAFDKAAHYFGMKLVHIPLDRKTMKVDVKAMRRAISKNTAMLVCSAPQFPHGIIDPVEEVAKLAVRYDVPLHVDACLGGFLIVFMQKAGYSLTPFDFRVKGVTSISADTHKYGYAPKGSSVILYSDKKYRQYQYFVAPDWQGGIYASPSVAGSRPGGIIAACWATMMYMGESGYVDATKKIIGTARKIRNEIRKIKGVFVFGNPEVSVVAIGSEDFDIFRLSNALTSKGWNLNTLQFPSSIHLCCTVLHTHPGVADRFIREIKEQVAIIMKNPREKTTGKGAIYGMAQSIPDRSLVTEISRGFLDCLYSTEVPKSNVSHMNGNGKAH